The following are encoded together in the Lactuca sativa cultivar Salinas chromosome 1, Lsat_Salinas_v11, whole genome shotgun sequence genome:
- the LOC111906575 gene encoding 3-dehydrosphinganine reductase TSC10A has translation MAVSDLSFLALCALLPIIFLIFLKLIVRPRPVKIPIKSRHVLITGGSSGIGLALANQAAAEGARVTILARNLEKLEEAKASIRLSTGIDVAIVSADVCDFEAVKEAVDSVGPIDVLVCNQGVFVAQELENQEMKEIRDMIEINLIGTFNLVKAALPSMKSRTDRKPVSIAFMSSQAGQVGIYGYTAYSASKFGLRGLAEALQQEVIADNIHVSLIFPPDTDTPGLAEENKRKPRLTSIIAASSGAMKADEVAKKAWSGIKSGSFFVPCNLEGFMLSVATAGLSPQRSYLMAFVEVISAGLMRVAGLCFQWSWYGSIENFHAQHK, from the exons ATGGCGGTTTCCGATCTCTCATTTCTCGCTCTTTGCGCTCTTCTTCcaatcatctttcttatcttccTTAAACTCATCGTTCGTCCTCGCCCCGTCAAAATCCCAATCAAATCACGCCACGTATTGATCACTGGCGGATCCAGCGGCATCGGCCTAGCTCTAGCTAACCAAGCCGCTGCTGAAGGTGCTCGCGTCACTATCTTAGCACGTAATCTTGAGAAGCTCGAGGAAGCCAAGGCATCTATCCGCCTCTCAACTGGCATAGATGTCGCTATTGTCAGTGCTGATGTATGCGACTTTGAAGCTGTTAAGGAAGCAGTGGATAGTGTAGGTCCAATCGATGTTTTGGTTTGTAATCAAGGCGTGTTTGTTGCTCAAGAGCTTGAGAATCAGGAGATGAAGGAGATTAGAGACATGATTGAGATAAATCTGATTGGGACTTTTAATCTGGTTAAGGCGGCGTTGCCGAGTATGAAGAGCCGGACTGATCGGAAGCCAGTTTCGATCGCATTCATGTCATCTCAGGCCGGTCAG gTTGGCATTTATGGGTATACAGCATATTCAGCTAGTAAATTTGGGCTAAGGGGTTTAGCAGAAGCTCTGCAACAAGAAGTGATTGCTGACAACATTCATGTTTCACTTATCTTCCCTCCAGACACAGACACACCTGGTCTTGCAGAAG AGAATAAAAGAAAGCCACGTTTGACAAGCATCATAGCAGCATCATCAGGTGCAATGAAAGCGGATGAGGTGGCAAAAAAAGCATGGAGTGGGATAAAATCTGGGAGTTTTTTTGTCCCATGTAATTTGGAAGGATTCATGTTGTCAGTAGCTACTGCTGGTCTTTCCCCTCAAAGATCATATCTCATGGCTTTTGTTGAAGTTATTTCAGCTGGTTTGATGCGTGTTGCAGGGTTGTGTTTTCAATGGTCATGGTATGGAAGCATTGAAAACTTTCATGCACAACACaaatag